The following are encoded together in the Coffea arabica cultivar ET-39 chromosome 1c, Coffea Arabica ET-39 HiFi, whole genome shotgun sequence genome:
- the LOC113722294 gene encoding oxysterol-binding protein-related protein 3C-like — MGSPDKDQSKGFFATMTSGLSMFGNAMHRSINGLLGYEGLEVINPEGGKEDAEEEAHKGRWREEERDSYWKMMQKYIGMDVTSMVTLPVLIFEPMTMLQKMAELMEYPHLLDKADECEDPYMRLVYATSWAISVYYAYQRTWKPFNPILGETYEMVNHGGITFISEQVSHHPPMSAGHAENEHFTYDVTSKLKTKFLGNSLDVYPVGRTRVVLKKDGVVLDLVPPPTKVNNLIFGRTWVDSPGEMIMTNLTTGDKAVLYFQPCGWFGAGRYEVDGYVYNAAEEPKILMTGKWNEGMSYQPCDMEGEPLPGTELKEVWRVAPAPENDKFQYTHFAHKINSFDTAPKKLLASDSRLRPDRYALEKGDLIKAGTEKSNLEERQRAEKRSREAKGHQFAPRWFDVTDEVTPTPWGDLEIYRYNGKYTDHRAAIDSSDSIDGVDFQSMEFNPWQYGNLSKE, encoded by the exons ATGGGAAGTCCGGATAAGGATCAGAGCAAAGGCTTCTTTGCCACCATGACATCTGGTTTATCCATGTTCGGAAATGCCATGCATAGATCCATCAACGG ACTGCTAGGTtatgaaggcttggaagttatAAATCCAGAGGGAGGCAAAGAAGATGCAGAAGAGGAAGCTCATAAAGGAAGATGGAGAGAAGAG GAACGAGACAGCTACTGGAAGATGATGCAAAAGTATATTGGAATGGATGTCACATCAATGGTGACGCTTCCCGTCCTTATATTTGAGCCAATGACAATGTTGCAAAAAATGGCAGAG TTGATGGAGTACCCCCACCTTCTAGATAAAGCAGATGAATGTGAGGATCCCTACATGCGATTAGTCTATGCCA CATCATGGGCTATATCTGTTTACTATGCATATCAGCGTACATGGAAGCCTTTTAATCCAATTCTTGGTGAGACCTACGAGATGGTGAACCATGGTGGTATTACATTCATTTCTGAACAG GTGAGTCATCATCCCCCAATGAGTGCAGGGCATGCTGAAAATGAGCATTTCACATATGATGTTACTTCAAAGTTGAAAACCAAATTTTTAGGGAACTCTCTTGATGTCTACCCTGTTGGAAG GACTCGTGTGGTACTTAAAAAAGATGGTGTAGTCCTGGATTTGGTACCACCTCCTACAAAGGttaacaatttgatatttggacgAACTTGGGTGGATTCACCCGGGGAGATGATCATGACTAATCTCACTACCGGAGACAAAGCTGttttatattttcaaccatGTGGTTGGTTTGG GGCTGGTCGATATGAAGTGGACGGTTATGTATATAATGCTGCCGAGGAGCCCAAGATATTGATGACTGGAAAATGGAATGAAGGAATGAGTTATCAACCATGTGACATGGAAGGAGAACCCCTTCCTGGTACAGAGCTGAAAGAG GTTTGGCGAGTTGCTCCTGCTCCGGAAAATGACAAATTTCAGTATACACATTTTGCACATAAAATAAACAGCTTTGACACAGCTCCGAAGAAGTTGTTGGCATCTGATTCTCGTTTGCGTCCTGATAGATATGCCCTTGAGAAAGGCGATCTCATAAAAGCTGGCACTGAAAAGAGCAA CTTGGAGGAAAGACAGAGAGCAGAAAAGAGAAGCCGagaggcaaagggtcatcagtTCGCACCAAGGTGGTTTGACGTAACTGATGAGGTTACACCCACACCATGGGGAGACCTGGAAATCTACAGGTACAATGGAAAATACACTGATCATCGGGCTGCTATTGACAGCTCAGACAGCATCGATGGGGTTGATTTCCAATCAATGGAGTTCAACCCCTGGCAGTATGGTAATTTATCAAAGGAATGA